The following is a genomic window from Streptomyces chrestomyceticus JCM 4735.
AGACCGCAAAGGCGAACAGCCCGGTCAGCCGCGCGACTTGACGCCGTACGCCGAGGAACCGCACCCCGCTCCCGGTGGCGAGCACGGCAGCCAGCCCGAGCACGATCGCACCTCCGCCGGCCCAGCGGACCACCACGTCCACCGCGAGGTATCCGGGGTCCGCCCGGCCGATGGAGAGACCGGTCGCGAGATGCCCCAGCGCCCACCAGGCGACCGGCTGGACGAGCATGACGACGCAGATCAGCAGCGCGGTGCGCCGCCCCTGGGACAGACCCAGTTCAGCCTGGTATCCGGGAGCGATGACCGGCACCGGTCCGAAGTCCCGGACGGCTTGGCGCTCCGCGCTCGTCCGGTCCAGGCCCGCCGCCTCGTACGCCTCTGCGGCGTCGGTCAGCCCGTCCCGTACCTCGGTCAGCAGATCTGCCTTGGCCGCACGTGGCCCGGCCAGGGCCTTGTCGAGTT
Proteins encoded in this region:
- a CDS encoding permease prefix domain 1-containing protein — encoded protein: MIDHYVAELDKALAGPRAAKADLLTEVRDGLTDAAEAYEAAGLDRTSAERQAVRDFGPVPVIAPGYQAELGLSQGRRTALLICVVMLVQPVAWWALGHLATGLSIGRADPGYLAVDVVVRWAGGGAIVLGLAAVLATGSGVRFLGVRRQVARLTGLFAFAVCAVFSVLGVLLTWLSTSPGMLLSPVGLPGTLVLLGLPLAGIGASGRRCLRAA